In a genomic window of Coprococcus eutactus:
- a CDS encoding exodeoxyribonuclease III: MKKLISWNVNGIRACAGKGFMDFFNSIDADIFCIQESKMQEGQLTLDMPGYYQYWNYADKKGYSGTAIFTKEKSLSETKGIGIDEHDHEGRVITLEYENFYMVTVYTPNSQNELARLDYRMKWEDDFRAYLKKLEENKPVIVCGDMNVAHNEIDLKNPKTNRKNAGFTDEEREKMTVLLDDGFIDTFRYFYPDQENIYSWWSYRFKAREKNAGWRIDYFLTSESLKDKLIDAKIHTDIMGSDHCPVELDIDM, translated from the coding sequence ATGAAAAAACTTATCTCATGGAACGTAAATGGAATAAGGGCATGCGCCGGTAAAGGCTTCATGGATTTTTTTAACAGCATAGATGCAGACATATTCTGTATACAGGAGTCCAAGATGCAGGAGGGACAGCTCACACTTGATATGCCAGGATATTATCAGTATTGGAACTATGCGGATAAGAAGGGATATTCAGGTACGGCTATTTTCACAAAAGAGAAATCTTTGAGTGAAACAAAAGGTATAGGCATAGATGAACACGACCATGAGGGTCGTGTCATAACACTTGAATATGAGAACTTCTACATGGTGACTGTATATACGCCAAATTCACAGAACGAGCTTGCAAGGCTTGATTACCGGATGAAGTGGGAGGATGATTTCAGAGCATATCTGAAAAAGCTTGAGGAGAATAAGCCTGTTATAGTGTGCGGTGATATGAATGTGGCTCACAATGAGATAGATCTGAAAAATCCAAAGACAAACAGGAAGAATGCGGGATTTACTGATGAGGAAAGAGAGAAGATGACGGTGCTTCTAGATGATGGCTTCATCGACACATTCAGATATTTTTATCCGGATCAGGAAAATATCTATTCATGGTGGTCGTACAGATTTAAGGCAAGGGAGAAGAATGCCGGATGGCGTATCGACTACTTCCTCACATCGGAAAGTCTGAAGGATAAACTTATCGATGCCAAGATCCACACCGATATCATGGGATCTGATCATTGTCCGGTTGAGCTGGATATCGACATGTAG
- a CDS encoding carbohydrate binding domain-containing protein, protein MRRLKQLVAMMLVVCMLITLCPSDVSARTSKAAVKSVTVTNLVTNKLVLKKGTKFQVKPRVVVTGKISKKVTYVSSNKKIVTVDNKGVVKAVKSGKAVVAVKSAANPRVMYKFNVYVGVPTKAVKLSAKAVNMFKGTSRTLKASIAPKNATYKGIQWSSSDKRIATVSSKGVVKAVKVGTVYITAKAMDGSGKYARCKITVKQPVTSIKLSAATLTITEGSSKTLTATVAPASATRKTLSWTSSNKKIATVSAKGVVKAIAPGTATITAKAADGSGKKATCKVTVKKKVTVENKYESQGYKLLWHDEFDGTELNRDIWNVELHEPGWVNNELQAYVDSEDNIKVKNGTLIISSKKKVNEDGSISYTSGRVNTQNKQDFKYGRVQFRAKVPTGKGYLPAAWMMPTNESLYGQWPRCGEIDVMEVLGDNTYTTYGTIHYGNPHSESQGKYTLSNGKSFADSYHVFTCDWEPGKITWYVDGVKMHEENDWYSTTAGKGTVTYPAPFDQPFYVILNLAVGGNWPGNPDADADYINSESLYVDYVRVYQKDSYDENVTKPEREVIIRDPDENGNYVINGDFSETEDLGDAENWIFMAQNGGEGTAVIENNTININTADAGTVDYSIQLVQPDIPVEKGATYKLSFDAWADEARTGIIDVSAPTRSWGRYLKDTKFDMTTEKQTFEYEYTMTDSSDDKGRIEFNFGNQGSVAGVHITNVKLIKTNQTEIVDKKTILADGNLVYNGEFQEGTGRLGYWTVSNNCGAEYKVTGLSDGRRFSYKSLDESVDGNFILSQDELAYAPNTKYVLKFDAESATEGKNIIITTGDSKFAVTLDKGIKNYVYKFETGEEVTDSSISIDFGNSGEVLLDNVKIMQDSLLLNGDFSADFAGYDVYIDSSADADAVVDSQKENNAADFTIKNSGDQNWKIQLKQNNIKLEKGQWYKLSFDIKSSVSRTVQYAIQRDGSTHKDSTGAEDWTPYVQETVKLDAYDQADQKYMTVSNTFQMACDTDEESIFNIALGAGGENGSAITDQHRICIDNIVLEKTSAPEIDVPVGKNLITNSEFEMSEDGSLAGWENAVTAPGDATFEAGDGKITYSVANVGEADWNIQLKQMGLSLEQGESYTLKCTLVSDVDRVVKVAVMTPSAGYAWHGGEDVVLTAGEAKDVTLTITPKEEVFTDGITVDTGAGLFFSMGYVEGYTLGAHTVSISNVSFVKN, encoded by the coding sequence ATGAGAAGGTTAAAACAGCTTGTGGCTATGATGCTTGTAGTTTGTATGTTGATCACTCTGTGTCCATCAGACGTTAGCGCTAGAACATCAAAAGCTGCGGTAAAGTCTGTAACTGTGACAAATCTTGTCACAAATAAACTTGTACTAAAAAAGGGTACAAAGTTTCAGGTGAAACCTAGAGTTGTAGTTACAGGTAAGATCAGTAAAAAAGTAACATATGTATCATCAAATAAGAAGATAGTTACAGTAGACAACAAGGGTGTTGTCAAAGCAGTAAAATCAGGAAAAGCGGTTGTAGCAGTAAAGAGTGCTGCAAACCCAAGGGTAATGTACAAGTTTAATGTTTATGTTGGGGTTCCTACGAAGGCTGTTAAATTGTCTGCAAAGGCTGTGAATATGTTTAAAGGAACCAGCAGGACGTTAAAAGCTTCAATTGCTCCAAAAAATGCCACATATAAGGGAATTCAGTGGTCATCATCAGATAAAAGAATAGCAACAGTTTCCTCGAAAGGTGTTGTAAAAGCAGTTAAGGTTGGAACAGTATATATAACTGCGAAGGCTATGGATGGAAGTGGCAAATATGCAAGATGTAAGATTACAGTAAAACAGCCAGTTACTTCTATCAAGCTTTCAGCGGCAACACTCACTATCACAGAGGGAAGCAGTAAAACTCTTACAGCTACTGTCGCTCCTGCATCGGCAACCAGAAAGACGTTAAGTTGGACATCGAGCAATAAAAAGATTGCAACGGTTTCAGCAAAAGGCGTTGTGAAGGCTATAGCACCAGGTACAGCTACAATCACAGCAAAAGCTGCTGACGGTTCAGGAAAGAAAGCAACATGTAAAGTGACTGTAAAGAAGAAGGTGACTGTAGAAAATAAATACGAGTCGCAGGGGTATAAACTCTTATGGCATGATGAATTTGACGGAACAGAGCTCAACCGTGATATTTGGAATGTTGAACTCCATGAGCCTGGCTGGGTTAATAATGAGCTTCAGGCATATGTTGATTCTGAAGATAATATAAAGGTTAAGAATGGCACACTTATTATAAGCTCGAAGAAAAAAGTAAATGAGGATGGTTCCATATCATATACATCAGGAAGAGTAAACACACAGAATAAGCAGGATTTCAAGTATGGCAGAGTACAGTTCAGAGCAAAGGTTCCTACAGGTAAGGGCTATCTTCCTGCAGCATGGATGATGCCTACAAATGAGAGTCTGTATGGACAGTGGCCTAGATGTGGTGAGATAGATGTGATGGAGGTTCTTGGAGACAATACATATACAACCTATGGAACGATTCACTATGGCAATCCGCATTCAGAGTCACAGGGAAAATATACACTTTCAAATGGAAAGTCATTTGCGGACAGCTATCATGTATTTACATGCGACTGGGAGCCTGGAAAAATTACATGGTATGTAGATGGAGTTAAGATGCATGAGGAAAATGACTGGTATTCAACGACAGCAGGAAAGGGAACTGTTACATATCCTGCACCATTTGATCAGCCATTCTACGTGATACTTAATCTTGCAGTTGGTGGCAACTGGCCTGGAAATCCTGACGCAGATGCAGATTATATCAACAGTGAAAGTCTGTATGTTGATTATGTAAGGGTATACCAGAAGGATTCTTATGATGAAAATGTGACAAAGCCAGAGCGTGAAGTTATAATTCGTGATCCGGATGAAAATGGCAATTATGTAATAAATGGTGATTTTAGTGAGACCGAGGATCTGGGAGATGCAGAAAACTGGATTTTTATGGCGCAGAATGGCGGCGAAGGAACAGCGGTCATCGAGAACAATACAATCAACATAAATACAGCTGATGCTGGTACAGTTGATTACAGTATTCAGCTAGTACAGCCTGATATTCCTGTAGAAAAAGGTGCCACATACAAGCTTTCATTTGATGCGTGGGCGGATGAGGCGAGAACAGGCATAATTGATGTCTCAGCGCCAACCAGATCATGGGGAAGATATCTTAAGGATACAAAATTTGACATGACAACAGAGAAACAGACATTTGAGTATGAGTATACGATGACTGATTCATCTGATGATAAGGGAAGAATAGAATTCAACTTCGGCAATCAGGGAAGCGTGGCTGGTGTACATATTACAAATGTAAAGCTGATAAAGACAAATCAGACTGAGATAGTTGACAAGAAGACGATCCTCGCTGATGGAAACCTTGTTTACAATGGAGAATTTCAGGAAGGAACAGGAAGACTTGGATATTGGACAGTCAGCAACAATTGCGGTGCTGAGTATAAGGTGACAGGTCTGTCTGACGGAAGAAGATTTTCATACAAGTCATTGGATGAAAGTGTAGATGGCAACTTCATATTATCACAGGATGAGCTTGCGTATGCCCCAAATACAAAGTATGTACTTAAATTTGACGCTGAGAGTGCAACTGAGGGAAAGAATATAATTATCACTACAGGAGATTCAAAGTTTGCTGTAACTCTGGATAAAGGAATTAAGAATTATGTTTACAAGTTTGAGACTGGAGAAGAAGTGACTGACAGTTCAATCAGCATTGATTTTGGTAACAGCGGAGAAGTTCTGTTAGACAATGTGAAGATAATGCAGGATTCACTTCTTCTCAATGGAGATTTTTCAGCAGATTTTGCTGGATATGATGTGTATATAGACAGCAGTGCGGATGCAGATGCTGTTGTGGACAGCCAGAAGGAGAACAATGCTGCTGATTTCACAATAAAGAATTCTGGTGATCAGAACTGGAAGATACAGCTCAAGCAGAATAATATCAAGCTTGAGAAAGGTCAGTGGTACAAGCTTTCATTTGATATAAAGAGCTCTGTGTCGAGAACTGTTCAGTACGCAATACAGAGAGATGGAAGCACGCATAAGGATAGTACAGGTGCAGAGGACTGGACACCATATGTTCAGGAGACAGTAAAGCTTGATGCATACGATCAGGCTGATCAGAAATATATGACTGTTTCAAACACATTCCAGATGGCCTGTGACACAGACGAAGAGAGTATTTTCAATATTGCACTTGGTGCAGGCGGAGAAAATGGTTCGGCAATTACTGATCAGCATAGAATCTGTATTGACAATATTGTCCTTGAAAAGACTTCAGCTCCAGAGATAGATGTGCCTGTAGGCAAGAATCTTATCACAAATTCAGAATTTGAGATGAGTGAGGATGGTAGCCTTGCTGGTTGGGAAAATGCAGTAACTGCTCCTGGAGATGCCACATTTGAGGCTGGAGATGGAAAGATCACATACAGTGTTGCAAACGTGGGTGAGGCAGACTGGAACATCCAGCTTAAGCAGATGGGATTATCTCTTGAGCAGGGCGAGTCATATACGCTTAAATGTACATTGGTTTCTGATGTTGATAGAGTTGTGAAGGTTGCTGTTATGACTCCTTCAGCCGGATATGCATGGCATGGCGGTGAAGATGTAGTTCTTACAGCTGGTGAGGCTAAGGATGTAACACTCACAATTACACCTAAGGAAGAAGTTTTCACAGATGGTATCACTGTTGATACAGGTGCCGGATTATTCTTCTCAATGGGATATGTTGAAGGATACACACTTGGAGCACATACAGTTTCTATATCAAATGTATCATTTGTAAAAAACTAA
- a CDS encoding helix-turn-helix domain-containing protein, with the protein MKYSKEIFYQEFIRREDSTNRAPYNPELEFYSIIQNGDTELVKELCKASPLKDKKGLGLLSEKPVNNIRYHFVITTALVARYCIEGGLDVATAYNLSDFYIKKSDTMKSVEDISELHAFMCIDYAKKMRNLKKNSICSKPVAECIDYIYDHLHTRITVELLAKRVNLTPSYLSRLFKKETGDNIGHYIKMLKLDTARNMLMYSDYSPAQIAQTLAFPSQSYFTEQFKIHTGLTPANYRNINFRQTPFHKNNN; encoded by the coding sequence ATGAAATACTCAAAGGAAATATTCTACCAGGAATTTATAAGGCGCGAAGATTCAACCAACAGAGCGCCCTATAACCCTGAACTTGAATTTTACTCAATAATACAAAATGGAGATACAGAACTGGTTAAAGAATTGTGTAAAGCCTCACCACTTAAGGATAAAAAAGGACTCGGCTTACTATCTGAAAAACCGGTCAACAACATAAGATATCATTTTGTCATAACAACAGCCCTTGTTGCAAGATACTGTATTGAAGGTGGTCTCGATGTGGCAACTGCTTACAATCTCAGTGATTTTTATATAAAAAAGTCAGATACAATGAAGTCTGTGGAGGATATATCTGAATTACATGCGTTCATGTGCATCGACTATGCAAAAAAAATGCGAAACCTTAAGAAAAATTCCATATGCTCCAAACCGGTCGCAGAATGCATAGACTACATATACGATCATCTGCATACTAGGATCACTGTTGAACTTCTGGCAAAACGTGTCAATCTCACCCCGTCATACCTGTCAAGGCTGTTCAAAAAAGAGACCGGAGATAATATCGGACATTATATAAAAATGCTAAAACTTGATACTGCAAGGAACATGCTCATGTACTCTGATTATAGCCCTGCCCAGATAGCACAGACTCTCGCATTTCCAAGTCAGAGTTATTTTACCGAACAGTTCAAAATACATACTGGTCTAACACCTGCGAACTATAGAAATATAAATTTCAGGCAAACCCCATTTCATAAAAACAATAATTAG
- the tpiA gene encoding triose-phosphate isomerase, translated as MARKKIIAGNWKMNKTPSEAVELVNLLKDLVKNDDVDVVYCVPAIDIVPVVEATKGTNVAVGAENMYFEESGAYTGEISAAMLVDAGVKYVIIGHSERRDYFKEDDVLLNKKVKKAFEAGITPILCCGESLEQRELGVTMDWIRLQIKSDLAGVTADQVKSMVIAYEPIWAIGTGKTATSDQAQEVCKGIRDLIAEIYDTDTAEAVRIQYGGSMNAGNAAELLAKPDIDGGLIGGASLKADFGQVVNAGK; from the coding sequence ATGGCAAGAAAGAAGATTATTGCAGGTAACTGGAAGATGAACAAGACTCCTAGCGAGGCTGTTGAGCTTGTTAACCTGTTAAAGGACTTAGTAAAGAATGATGACGTAGATGTAGTATATTGTGTACCAGCTATCGATATCGTACCTGTTGTTGAGGCAACAAAGGGAACAAACGTAGCTGTAGGTGCAGAGAATATGTACTTCGAGGAGAGCGGAGCTTACACAGGTGAGATCTCAGCAGCAATGCTTGTAGATGCTGGTGTTAAGTACGTTATCATCGGACATTCAGAGCGTCGTGATTACTTCAAGGAGGATGATGTTCTTCTCAACAAGAAGGTTAAGAAGGCATTTGAGGCTGGTATCACACCTATTCTTTGCTGTGGTGAGTCACTTGAGCAGAGAGAGCTCGGTGTTACTATGGACTGGATCCGTCTCCAGATCAAGTCAGACCTCGCTGGCGTAACAGCAGATCAGGTTAAGTCAATGGTTATCGCTTACGAGCCAATCTGGGCTATCGGAACAGGTAAGACAGCTACATCAGATCAGGCACAGGAAGTATGTAAGGGAATCCGTGATCTCATCGCTGAGATCTACGATACAGATACAGCTGAGGCAGTAAGAATTCAGTACGGCGGTTCTATGAACGCTGGCAACGCTGCTGAGCTCCTTGCAAAGCCAGACATCGACGGTGGTCTTATCGGCGGTGCTTCACTCAAGGCTGATTTCGGTCAGGTTGTAAATGCCGGAAAGTAA
- a CDS encoding phosphoglycerate kinase — MSLNKKSVDDINVKGKRVLCRCDFNVPLKNGEITDENRLVAALPTIKKLIADGGKVILCSHLGKVKTEEDKQTKTLAPVAKRLTELLGQEVKFVPSLEVVDDTVKAAVDAMKDGEVILLENTRFRAEETKNGEAFSKDLASICDVFVNDAFGTAHRAHCSNVGVAGLVDTAVVGYLMQKEIDFLGNAVENPVRPFVAILGGAKVADKLNVISNLLEKCDTLIIGGGMAYTFLKAKGYEIGKSLVDDSKIDYCKEMMAKAESLGKKLLLPVDTVMIEDFPNPIDDPSIKTEIFDADKMPADKEGCDIGPKTIKLYSDAVKTAKTVVWNGPMGVFENPVLAAGTKAVAAALADTDATTIIGGGDSAAAVNQLGYGSKMSHISTGGGASLEFLEGKELPGVAAANDK, encoded by the coding sequence ATGTCATTAAACAAGAAATCAGTAGATGATATCAATGTTAAGGGCAAGCGCGTGCTTTGCAGATGCGACTTCAATGTACCATTAAAGAACGGAGAGATCACAGACGAGAACAGACTCGTTGCAGCTCTTCCTACTATCAAGAAGCTTATCGCTGATGGTGGAAAGGTTATCCTTTGTTCACACCTTGGAAAGGTTAAGACAGAGGAGGACAAGCAGACTAAGACTCTTGCACCGGTTGCTAAGAGACTTACAGAGCTCCTCGGACAGGAAGTTAAGTTCGTACCAAGCCTTGAGGTTGTTGACGATACAGTTAAGGCTGCAGTTGACGCTATGAAGGACGGAGAGGTTATCCTTCTTGAGAATACTCGTTTCAGAGCTGAGGAGACAAAGAACGGAGAGGCTTTCTCTAAGGATCTTGCAAGCATCTGTGATGTATTTGTAAATGATGCATTCGGAACAGCTCACAGAGCTCACTGCTCAAACGTTGGTGTTGCTGGACTTGTTGACACAGCAGTAGTTGGTTACTTAATGCAGAAGGAGATCGACTTCCTTGGCAATGCAGTAGAGAACCCAGTTAGACCATTTGTAGCTATCCTCGGTGGTGCTAAGGTTGCTGACAAGCTCAATGTTATTTCAAACCTTCTTGAGAAGTGTGATACACTTATCATCGGTGGTGGTATGGCTTACACATTCCTTAAGGCTAAGGGATATGAGATCGGTAAGTCACTTGTAGATGATTCTAAGATCGATTACTGTAAGGAGATGATGGCAAAGGCAGAGAGCCTTGGCAAGAAGCTTCTTCTCCCAGTTGATACAGTTATGATCGAGGATTTCCCTAATCCTATCGACGATCCAAGCATCAAGACAGAGATATTTGACGCTGACAAGATGCCTGCAGACAAGGAAGGCTGTGATATCGGACCTAAGACTATCAAGCTTTACTCAGACGCAGTTAAGACAGCTAAGACAGTTGTTTGGAATGGACCTATGGGTGTATTCGAGAACCCTGTACTTGCAGCTGGTACAAAGGCAGTTGCAGCAGCACTTGCTGACACAGACGCTACAACTATCATCGGTGGTGGAGATTCAGCAGCAGCTGTTAACCAGCTTGGTTACGGTTCAAAGATGAGCCACATCTCAACAGGTGGAGGAGCTTCACTTGAGTTCCTTGAGGGTAAGGAGCTTCCAGGTGTAGCAGCAGCTAACGACAAGTAA
- the gap gene encoding type I glyceraldehyde-3-phosphate dehydrogenase yields MAVKVAINGFGRIGRLAFRQMFGAEGYEVVAINDLTKPSMLADLLKYDTAQGGYCGKIGENLHTVSADDEANTITVDGKTLTIYKEADANNLPWGKIGVDVVLECTGFYCSKEKSMAHINAGAKKVVISAPAGNDLKTIVFSVNQDTLTADDQIISAASCTTNCLAPMAKALNDYAPIQSGIMSTIHAYTGDQMILDGPHRKGDLRRARAGAANIVPNSTGAAKAIGLVIPELNGKLIGSAQRVPVPTGSTTILTAVVKGADVTVDGINAAMKAAASESFGYNTDPIVSSDVIGMRYGSLFDSTQTMVSKIADDLYEVQVVSWYDNENSYTSQMVRTIKYFAELA; encoded by the coding sequence ATGGCAGTAAAAGTAGCAATTAACGGTTTTGGACGTATTGGTCGTCTTGCATTCAGACAGATGTTCGGTGCAGAGGGTTATGAAGTTGTTGCAATCAACGATTTAACAAAGCCTTCAATGCTTGCAGATCTTCTCAAGTACGATACAGCACAGGGTGGATACTGTGGCAAGATCGGTGAGAACCTTCACACAGTTTCAGCTGATGATGAGGCTAACACAATCACAGTTGATGGAAAGACTCTTACAATCTACAAGGAGGCAGATGCAAACAACCTTCCTTGGGGTAAGATCGGTGTTGATGTAGTTCTTGAGTGTACTGGTTTCTACTGCTCAAAGGAGAAGTCAATGGCTCATATCAATGCAGGTGCTAAGAAGGTTGTTATCTCAGCTCCAGCTGGTAATGATCTTAAGACTATCGTATTCTCAGTTAACCAGGATACATTAACAGCTGATGATCAGATCATCTCAGCAGCTTCATGTACAACTAACTGTCTTGCACCAATGGCTAAGGCTCTTAATGACTATGCTCCAATCCAGTCTGGTATCATGTCAACAATCCACGCTTACACAGGCGATCAGATGATACTTGACGGACCACACAGAAAGGGCGATTTAAGAAGAGCTAGAGCAGGTGCTGCTAATATCGTTCCTAACTCAACAGGTGCTGCTAAGGCTATCGGTCTTGTTATCCCAGAGTTAAATGGCAAGCTTATCGGATCAGCTCAGAGAGTTCCAGTTCCAACAGGTTCAACAACAATCCTTACAGCAGTTGTTAAGGGTGCTGATGTAACAGTTGATGGAATCAACGCTGCAATGAAGGCTGCTGCTTCAGAGTCATTCGGTTACAACACAGATCCAATCGTTTCATCAGATGTTATCGGTATGAGATATGGTTCATTATTTGATTCAACTCAGACAATGGTATCAAAGATCGCTGATGATTTATATGAGGTTCAGGTTGTTTCATGGTATGACAATGAGAACTCATACACAAGCCAGATGGTTAGAACAATCAAGTACTTCGCAGAGTTAGCATAA
- a CDS encoding histidinol-phosphatase HisJ family protein, producing the protein MIICDSHIHSEFSSDSSAPLDSIIQKAIQLGIPKICLTDHHDIDFPINPEDGFDFQLDFDSYFAAIDEIRHRYGDRIDVRSGVELGLMNTVAGKARDIADKYKNELDFIIGSSHLVRGLDPYYPAYYEGRTEIEGIRDYFESILENVTLIDDFDVYGHLDYVVRYCPSGEKIFRMSDYKEVFEQIFKEIIPKGKGIEINTGSLYKNMSYAHPHMDILKLYKDMGGEIITVGSDAHKPEYLCYDFETYARDALTSLGYRYYCTFKNRKPEFNPL; encoded by the coding sequence ATGATCATCTGTGATTCGCATATACATTCGGAGTTCTCCAGCGACTCTTCCGCTCCACTGGACAGTATAATCCAGAAGGCAATACAACTTGGAATTCCAAAGATCTGTCTGACAGATCACCACGATATAGACTTTCCTATCAATCCGGAGGACGGTTTTGACTTCCAGCTTGATTTCGATTCGTACTTTGCTGCGATAGACGAAATACGACACAGATACGGAGATCGGATTGACGTGAGAAGCGGCGTGGAACTCGGTCTCATGAATACGGTTGCCGGCAAGGCAAGGGACATTGCTGATAAATACAAAAATGAACTGGACTTTATCATAGGATCATCACACCTTGTCAGGGGCCTCGACCCATACTATCCAGCTTACTATGAGGGACGTACAGAGATAGAAGGTATACGTGATTACTTTGAGTCCATTCTTGAGAATGTGACTCTGATAGATGACTTTGACGTATATGGTCATCTTGACTACGTAGTAAGATACTGCCCATCAGGCGAGAAGATCTTCAGGATGTCAGATTATAAGGAAGTATTTGAACAGATTTTCAAGGAAATCATCCCAAAGGGAAAAGGTATAGAGATCAATACTGGAAGTCTGTACAAGAATATGAGTTACGCACATCCTCATATGGATATCCTGAAACTCTACAAGGATATGGGTGGTGAGATCATCACAGTGGGATCTGATGCACACAAGCCCGAATATCTGTGCTATGATTTTGAGACATATGCAAGGGATGCCCTCACATCACTCGGTTACAGATATTACTGCACCTTCAAGAACAGAAAGCCGGAATTCAATCCGCTGTGA
- the mnmA gene encoding tRNA 2-thiouridine(34) synthase MnmA → MKLIDTDKKTVCVGMSGGVDSSVAALLLKEQGYNVIGVTMQIWQDEDRDVVSAHAGCCGLSAVDDARRVASQLDIPYYVMNFKEEFKKYVIDYFVDEYKHGRTPNPCIACNRYVKWESLLTRCMAIGGDYIATGHYARIIQLPNGRYTLQEARGIDKDQTYALYNLTQEQLARTLMPVGEYSKPEIRKIAEDHGLMVAHKPDSQDICFVPDGDYAGYLENEAGLKAVPGDFVDIHGNVIGRHKGIIHYTIGQRKGLGLAMGHPVFVVDIIPETNQVVIGENGDVFSERLTCNRLNFMSIADLTEPMHVKAKIRYNHKGSMCTIRKIDEDLVEAVFDEPVRAVTKGQAVVFYECDHVLGGGSIC, encoded by the coding sequence ATGAAGTTGATTGATACAGATAAGAAGACAGTATGTGTAGGTATGTCGGGCGGAGTTGATTCGTCGGTTGCCGCACTTTTGCTCAAGGAGCAGGGCTACAATGTAATAGGAGTTACCATGCAGATATGGCAGGACGAGGACAGGGACGTGGTGAGTGCCCATGCTGGATGCTGCGGGCTGTCAGCAGTTGACGATGCCAGACGTGTGGCGTCGCAGCTCGATATTCCGTATTACGTTATGAACTTCAAGGAAGAATTTAAGAAGTACGTAATAGACTATTTTGTGGACGAGTATAAGCATGGCAGAACCCCGAATCCATGTATCGCCTGCAACAGATATGTAAAATGGGAATCGCTGCTCACAAGATGCATGGCGATTGGTGGTGATTATATAGCCACAGGTCATTATGCAAGAATAATCCAGCTCCCAAACGGCAGGTATACTCTCCAGGAGGCCAGGGGAATAGATAAGGATCAGACATATGCACTCTACAATCTCACCCAGGAACAGCTTGCCAGGACTCTCATGCCAGTTGGAGAATACAGCAAACCTGAGATCAGAAAGATCGCAGAGGATCACGGACTTATGGTGGCTCACAAGCCGGACAGCCAGGATATATGCTTTGTGCCAGATGGAGATTACGCCGGTTATCTTGAGAACGAAGCAGGACTTAAGGCGGTTCCGGGAGATTTTGTAGACATACATGGCAATGTGATCGGAAGACATAAGGGAATCATACACTACACCATAGGACAGAGAAAAGGACTTGGACTTGCGATGGGACATCCGGTATTTGTGGTGGACATCATACCTGAGACAAATCAGGTTGTGATAGGAGAGAACGGAGACGTATTCTCAGAGAGGCTCACATGCAACAGACTGAACTTCATGTCCATAGCGGATCTCACAGAGCCTATGCATGTCAAGGCGAAGATCAGATATAACCACAAGGGAAGCATGTGCACGATCAGGAAGATAGATGAAGATCTGGTTGAGGCGGTATTTGACGAACCGGTCAGAGCTGTGACAAAGGGACAGGCAGTTGTATTCTATGAGTGTGACCATGTGCTTGGCGGCGGAAGTATCTGCTGA